aaagaacaaactaagaacaagaagaacaaactaagaaaagaagaaaaactaagcccaaagttagcagaaggaaagaaataataaatattagagaagaaataaatcaaatagagaattaaaaatagaaaaaaacaacaaaactaagagtttgttttttgctttttttttttcagtaattgcTTGTTTATTCTCCTTTTACAAAAAGACActtccaaataaatataaaatggcatatgtCATATTTAGCAATGGGCAAATACACATTTTCTTGGTATTCTCCAcagaaataaactaataaaattttcAGAAGCACATTCATCctaccctcctcccaccctctaaaaggaaaaaaaaggtcaattcttttaatttcctataatttttaacAATGGATTCTCAAACTAATCTACGACTACTCAGGGACCAAGACATCTGAatcaacaagttaaaaaaaagtgtgtgtacaCGCGCATATTCGTGCATGGGCGTAGATACACATAATATGTTGCCCAGAAACTCCAACTCATGAATATTCTTacaagtttttcatttcttataatttacGTGAATAGTCTGTTCTGTTCAAGTCTGCAtggcaaataaaacagaaagctgaggccgggcgctgtggctcacgcctgtaatcctagctcttgggaggccgaggcgggcggattgctcaaggtcaggagttcaaaaccagcctgagcaagagcgagaccccgtctctactataaatagaaagaaattaattggccaactgatacatatataaaaaaattagccgggcatggtggtgcatgcctgtagtcccagctacccgggaggctgaggcagaaggatcacttgagcccaggagtttgaggttgctgtgagctaggctgacgccacggcactcactctagcctgggcaacaaagcgagactctgtctcaaaaaaaaaaaaaaaaaaaaaaaaaaaaaaaaaaaaaaaaaaacagaaagctgagtacaacacatgtgtgtatatacatatatatacttttctgtACTAAGAGAAAGCATTAaatacaggtatttttttttttttttttttttttttgagacagagtctcgctttgttgcccaggctagagtgagtgccgtggcgtcagcctagctcacagcaacctcaaactctaaaTAGAGGTATTTTTAATATACAGTGCACATaccatgtgtttttttaaagctaaCTAAATCCTGATTTCCTATACCTTAGCGGTGATACAGAAGGCAGACAAATACCAAAACTATTTGTGACCAAATTTAGCTAATAAAACATACCCTGCCCATTGGCTCACAACAATATACCAGAATTTGAACAATGATGAATATCCAAGTGTTATTTGTTTTACTAAAATTTATCTTCAGGCTAATATCTGAAGAGCTTTGCTAATAATACTTTCAATTAAGCATTCTTATTTAATGATTTATCTATCAAGTGGAAATATGTACAACAGTTATTTCAAGTCAGAACAAAAGGAGTGGTTTTTTTCCTGGCTGctcatcaaaaaattatttttaaaaatccatttcaaataattcctggccaggcatggtagctcacacctataatactagcactctgggaggccaagattggaggatcacttgaggtcaggagtttgaaaccagcctgatcaagaatgaggcttcatctctactaaaaatagaaaaaattagccaggtatggtacacgcctgtagtcccagctactcaggaggctgaggcaggaagatcacttgagcccaggagtttgaagctgcggtgagctaagctgatgccatggcactctagcctgggcaacagagcaagattctgtctcaaaacaaaacaaacagaaaaacccaaATAATTCCTTATTTGgttctttataataatttctcACTTTTTGAAGACCatttagaaataacaaaatatgtttaaaggGTGATCATCAAAATAACTAAATGGATTTGAAATGTACTTTTGTGTACTTTCTGTAATACCTAGATCCTGTggtaattaattatattttactggATCCCTATAATGTGACAAACATGaatctcaaaatagaaaaaaaggcttttatattttaaactatgcCCCCTCTTCCTCCACACCTATccccaaatattttaagaagaaaattaatcttGTTGCTTTAGGGGTTGAtgtaatatttgcaaaaaaacaaTTGTTAATAAACTCTTCAAACTTTTTAGGACCAGTATCAAATTTAAGGATTTATTCATTCTGAGGTTGCAtgaaagatggaaatttaaaatatcagtacAAATAGAACTACATATAAGAAAAAGCACCTAAAGATGGAGGAAAGAGAACCACGTTCATATGTTTCCATGTACGTAATAGCTTAAGTTCTCCAAAAAACTAGGCTTTTTTGGTTCTGGTTCTACGTTTAAAACTGTCTTTCAATTTCAAAGCCAattcaaaattaggaaaaaactatattataaaCTTTTGTAGGTGAAGATCACTAAACTATGAGACTAATTTCCTGGATGGCAAGTTAAAACTCCTATGAAAGTCAAAGGCATTGGGATTCAGTGATTTAAATTAACCTCGTCATGTTAAAAGACAGTGCTTCATGATCCATGCGGACCATGCTCACTACTCATGGCACACACATACGTTACCACTGCTGAGATCCCACtgtcataatttaaaaatccaaatttaactCCAGAAAACAAAACTTCTGGAATATGAATTTGAAGACAGACAGTACATATAGCAGTTAAGTGGAACCTGCCTGTGAcaatcttttattattgttttttcctttaaggcTACAGAAAATCTGCACATTAAACAAGGCaattaattctcataaaaatacCCCCCTACAAATAGCCAAGGTATCTAGTCAGTTCCACAGTAAGTATATGTTGTATCACATTCTATTTTGCAGGTGTACTTTCTTGTGAGTCTTCTGGGTTAGGATTaattttttctggaaatattagCTTCTCACAAACTGCTTCCTTTATTGGTTAAATACTGGGATATTTCATTAGGTTCTGTGAAGAGAGAAGGTGGAACATGCATTAAGCTAGCAATTTTGCTCTCTCGTGATGTATATTCTCGTAACATGTAGGTTTTATCAGCCTCATGGTAAAGTCTTGTGTCATTCATTCTGATAAGCACCCCATCAATTCTCAAGAAAAACTGCAATAGCAGGAAAAAACTAGAAGGCATTACTCTAATTTTCACACTGAGGCTTGAAACTCCATGATCATGAAGTTCATCCTCAAACAGAAGAACTTCTTCAAAGAACTTAATCTGTTCTCTGGCTTTCAATTTCTCTGTGTCTATATGATCTGTTGTAGGTACAACCTTTAACTTAAGAGATTCTCCAAGTAATGTTCCCTTATAATCTGTTGTATAGGTCCAATCATATGGTTTAATAACCTCTTTGGAGTGTTCACCCTCCGTCCTGCTTTCCTGCCATTCTTGGGCACAGGCTACTTGAAGCATTCCTTGATAGTTGTTTACACATCTTAACGCATCTGTGGCATTGAACTCAATCCCAAAGCCAGAGCCATGTTGGATTCTTAAAACATTGTCTCCAAACATCATTTCGGGGAGAGACGGCATATGCAATTCATCCGCTAACTTCTCCACATCCGCTGATTTCATGATGTGGGTCTTGGATGCCGTCAGCTTCCAGGGACCGAAGGAGAAGTCCTGGTGGCTGCTCTGGAAGCCGTGGATCATCATGGCTGAGGCGAGGCCCACGGCGGCCACACGGCACGGATTGGAGCAGCGGAAGCCGCAGCGGACACCGGTTCCTCCGCCTCCCTCCGGCCCAGCCCCCTAGGCTTCCCAGCCATTACCATGCCCGGCCCCGCCTGTTTTTCGCTTTTTTTGTTtgctagtttgtttgtttgttttttgagacagagttttactctgttgcccaggctagagtgagtgccatggcgtcagcgtagctcacagcaacctcaaactcctgggctcaagcgatcctcctgcctcagcctcccgagtagctgggactacaggcatgggccaccatgcccggctaattttttctatatataattagttggccaattaatttctttctatttagagtagagacagggtctcgctcttgctcaggctagtttcaaactcctgaccttgagcaatctgcccgcctcggcctcccagagtgctaggattacaggcgtgagccaccatgcccggcctattttttgaatcttttaaaaacaaaattgacaaatcctTAGcgagactaagaaaaaaagatggaagactaacataaataaaataaaaaatgaaagtgaagatATTGCAAATGATATTGCAGAAATAGAAGGTTTTATGAACACTTACATGCCAACAAACTGGAtgatggacaaatttctagaaatatacaaCAATCCAAAACTGaatcagtaagaaaatgaatgtccactttcaccactattattcaaaatagtactggaagttctagctacaacaatcagataagaaaaagaaataaagggcatccaaattggaaaggaagaagtcaaattatccttgtttgcagataatatgatcttatatctagagaaacctaaagactccaccaaaaaattattagaacagataaacaaatttagtaaagttgcaggatacaaaatcaacatacaaaagtcagtagcatttctatatgctaacagcaaacaatctgaaaaggaaaccaggaaagtaatcccatttataatagctacaaataaaataaaatacctagaaataaacttaaccaaagaagtaaaagatctccataatgaaaactaaaaaacattgatgaaagaaattgaagagggcacaaacaaatggaaatatattccatgttcatggattggaagaattaatgttgttaaaatgtccatactacccaaagcaatctacagattcaatgcaatccccatcaaaataccaatgatattcttcacagaaataaaaaaaaatatgctaaaatttatatggaaccacaaaagacccagaataggcAGAGCCATCCtgaggaaaaatgaacaaaactagaGGAATTACctcacttcaaattatactacagagttacagaaaccaaaatagcatggtagtgtcataaaaacagacaactagactaatggaacagaatagagaacccagaaataaatccacacatctatagtgaacttgtctttgacaaaggtgccaagaacatacagtggagaaaggacagtcttttcaataaatggtgctaggaaacttggatattcatatgcaaaagaattaaactagacccctatctcttgccatatacaaaaaattaaatcaaaatggattaaagacttaaatctaagacctgaaaccatgaaactactaaaagaaaacattgaggaaatgatTCAGGACATCgatctgggcaaggacttcttgagtaatacccccaaagcacaagcaaccaaagcaaaattagacaaatgggatcacatcaagctaaaaagcttctgcacagcaaaggaaacaatcaacaaactGAAGAGACAActcatagaatgggagaaaatatttgcaaattacctgtctgacaagggattaatgactagaatatataaggagctccaaccactcaataggaaaatatcaaataatctaattaagaaaatggacaaaggacctgaatagacacttctcaaaagaagacatatgaatggccaaccagtatatgaaaaaaatgctcaacatcattagtcatcagagaaatgcaaatcaaaactaccatagatatcatctcaccccagttgaaatggcttttataaaaaataatgaatgttggagaggatgtagagaaagggggaCCCTTGTACatcactggtgggaatgtaaattagtgcaaccactatggaaaacagtatggcagttcctcaaaaaactgaaaatagaactactgccgtatgacccagcaattccaccactgggtatacatccaaaggatAGGAATTcagtatgttgaaaagatatctgcactcccatgtttattgcagcactattcacaatagccaagatttggaatcaacctaagtgtccattaatggagaatggataaagaaattgtggtacatatatacaatggaatattatacagccataaaagagaatgaaattctgccatttgaaataacatggatggaactggagaacattatgttaagtgaaatagtcCAAACATGG
This region of Microcebus murinus isolate Inina chromosome 2, M.murinus_Inina_mat1.0, whole genome shotgun sequence genomic DNA includes:
- the LOC105878756 gene encoding TIP41-like protein — translated: MMIHGFQSSHQDFSFGPWKLTASKTHIMKSADVEKLADELHMPSLPEMMFGDNVLRIQHGSGFGIEFNATDALRCVNNYQGMLQVACAQEWQESRTEGEHSKEVIKPYDWTYTTDYKGTLLGESLKLKVVPTTDHIDTEKLKAREQIKFFEEVLLFEDELHDHGVSSLSVKIRVMPSSFFLLLQFFLRIDGVLIRMNDTRLYHEADKTYMLREYTSRESKIASLMHVPPSLFTEPNEISQYLTNKGSSL